The following coding sequences are from one Immundisolibacter sp. window:
- a CDS encoding rod shape-determining protein gives MFKKLFGLFSSDLAIDLGTANTLISVRGRGIVLQEPSVVAIRHGASTNGRKVIQAVGIEAKRMLGRTPGNITAIRPLKDGVIADFYVTEKMLQHFIRKAHERGFFRPSPRVVVGVPCGSTQVERRAIRESALGAGAREVYLIEEPMAAAIGAGLPVSEATGSMIIDIGGGTTEIAVISLNGLVYSESVRIGGDRFDEAIINYVRRNYGTLIGETTAETIKHQIGSAYPGDEVREIQVNGRNLAEGVPRAFTLNSNEVLEALQDPLHGIIAGLRKALEQIPPELSSDVAERGMVLTGGGALLRGIDKLFAEETGLPVVIADEPMLCVARGGEMALDFIDQVTDIFDEE, from the coding sequence ATGTTCAAAAAACTGTTTGGGCTTTTCTCGAGCGATCTCGCCATCGACCTTGGCACCGCCAACACCCTGATCTCGGTCCGTGGGCGCGGCATCGTGCTGCAGGAGCCATCGGTGGTGGCCATCCGCCATGGCGCCAGCACCAACGGGCGCAAGGTGATTCAGGCGGTTGGCATCGAGGCCAAGCGCATGCTGGGCCGCACGCCGGGCAACATTACCGCCATCCGGCCGCTGAAAGACGGCGTAATCGCCGACTTCTACGTCACCGAGAAGATGTTGCAGCACTTCATTCGCAAAGCGCATGAGCGCGGTTTCTTTCGTCCCAGCCCGCGGGTGGTGGTGGGGGTACCGTGCGGTTCGACGCAGGTCGAGCGGCGCGCCATCCGCGAATCGGCGCTCGGCGCCGGGGCCCGGGAAGTATATCTAATCGAGGAACCCATGGCCGCTGCCATCGGCGCCGGATTGCCGGTGAGCGAGGCTACCGGCTCGATGATCATCGACATCGGGGGTGGCACCACCGAAATCGCCGTGATCTCCCTGAACGGCCTGGTCTATTCCGAATCGGTACGCATCGGCGGTGACCGCTTCGATGAGGCCATCATCAACTACGTACGGCGTAATTACGGCACCTTGATCGGCGAGACGACCGCCGAGACCATCAAGCACCAGATCGGATCCGCCTACCCGGGCGACGAGGTGCGTGAAATTCAGGTCAACGGCCGCAACCTGGCCGAGGGCGTGCCGCGCGCGTTCACGCTCAACAGTAACGAGGTGCTCGAAGCGCTGCAGGATCCGCTCCACGGCATCATCGCCGGGCTGCGCAAGGCCCTGGAGCAGATTCCGCCAGAGCTTTCATCGGACGTCGCCGAACGGGGCATGGTGTTGACCGGTGGCGGTGCACTGCTGCGCGGTATCGACAAGCTGTTTGCCGAAGAAACCGGTCTGCCGGTGGTGATCGCGGACGAGCCCATGCTGTGCGTGGCCCGCGGCGGCGAGATGGCGCTCGACTTCATCGACCAGGTGACCGACATCTTCGACGAGGAGTGA
- a CDS encoding SDR family NAD(P)-dependent oxidoreductase encodes MELALSGKIAIVTGASEGIGKATAEALAAEGVQLTLCVRREAPLRAWASDLEQRHGNAVLAVPADLATEAGIATLVAAHQARFGVLDVLINNAGSIRAGSLLSKTELEWQEDFALKFWGYVRLTRAVWPLLVARGGGRVLNIIGGAGRQPSAGYLAGGAANAGLMNLTKALGDEGAPHGILVNAINPGPVRTARWLSLMQRQSAERGLSVSQLEAEQLAHVPLRRAAEPAEIASVAVFLCSAAASYVTGTIVQVDGGLARCI; translated from the coding sequence GTGGAACTCGCGCTAAGCGGCAAGATTGCCATCGTTACCGGAGCCAGCGAGGGCATCGGCAAGGCCACCGCTGAGGCGCTCGCCGCCGAGGGCGTGCAGTTGACACTGTGTGTCCGCCGCGAGGCGCCGCTGCGTGCATGGGCATCAGACCTGGAGCAGCGCCACGGGAACGCGGTGCTGGCGGTGCCCGCCGATCTGGCCACCGAGGCCGGAATCGCGACTTTGGTGGCCGCGCATCAGGCGCGCTTCGGCGTGCTGGATGTGCTGATAAACAACGCCGGTTCTATCCGCGCCGGATCACTGCTGAGCAAGACCGAACTGGAGTGGCAGGAGGATTTTGCGCTCAAGTTCTGGGGTTACGTGCGCCTGACACGCGCGGTCTGGCCGCTGCTGGTAGCCCGCGGTGGCGGGCGGGTGCTGAACATCATTGGCGGGGCCGGTCGTCAGCCGTCTGCCGGCTACCTGGCCGGTGGCGCGGCTAACGCGGGTCTGATGAACCTGACCAAGGCGCTTGGCGACGAGGGCGCGCCGCACGGCATCCTGGTCAATGCCATCAATCCGGGCCCGGTGCGCACCGCCCGCTGGCTCAGTCTGATGCAGCGCCAGTCGGCCGAGCGCGGCTTGTCGGTGTCGCAACTGGAGGCCGAACAGCTGGCCCACGTGCCACTGCGCCGTGCCGCCGAACCCGCGGAGATCGCCAGCGTGGCGGTGTTCCTGTGCTCCGCTGCTGCCAGTTACGTCACCGGAACCATCGTGCAAGTGGACGGCGGCCTCGCCCGCTGTATCTGA
- the gatC gene encoding Asp-tRNA(Asn)/Glu-tRNA(Gln) amidotransferase subunit GatC, producing the protein MSISNDEVRKAAHLARIWVPAEQLPVYAAELNAILALVERMNSVDTSQVLPLAHPVDASQRLRPDAVTETDQRRHFQAGAPLVQDGLYLVPKVIE; encoded by the coding sequence GTGTCGATTAGTAACGATGAGGTCCGCAAAGCGGCACATCTGGCTCGTATCTGGGTACCCGCAGAGCAGTTGCCGGTATATGCGGCGGAATTGAACGCCATACTGGCACTGGTGGAACGCATGAACAGCGTCGATACCTCGCAGGTGTTACCGCTCGCCCATCCCGTCGATGCCAGCCAGCGCCTGCGCCCTGACGCGGTAACTGAAACAGACCAGCGGCGTCATTTTCAGGCCGGTGCCCCGTTGGTGCAGGACGGCCTGTATCTGGTGCCAAAGGTCATCGAATGA
- a CDS encoding Rieske 2Fe-2S domain-containing protein translates to MSRALDYLTQARPDAMQPYFAFLKAAGRRLDPKTRALISLISKVHAQTERGFRQYLTRALRSGASADEVLDALLMAFPMLGLTRVVWAIDQLLALDLPEFRLSALGATADWHALLPMDELPARGTLRREVRGRAVFIHRQADTLMVYDARCPHQSTDVPELAIQGERLTCPGHGWVFDLNSGACIEKGKRPLLALAHKVEDGQLWAFW, encoded by the coding sequence ATGAGCCGCGCTCTCGACTACCTGACCCAAGCCCGCCCGGATGCCATGCAGCCCTATTTCGCCTTTTTGAAGGCAGCCGGGCGGCGGCTGGACCCCAAGACCCGGGCGCTGATTTCCCTGATCAGCAAAGTGCATGCACAGACCGAACGCGGTTTTCGCCAGTACCTGACGCGCGCGCTACGCAGCGGCGCCAGCGCCGACGAAGTGCTCGACGCATTGCTGATGGCATTTCCGATGCTGGGCCTCACCCGCGTGGTGTGGGCAATCGATCAACTGCTGGCTCTGGACCTGCCGGAGTTTCGCCTGAGTGCGCTCGGGGCGACCGCCGACTGGCATGCGCTACTGCCGATGGACGAGCTCCCGGCGCGCGGCACCCTACGCCGCGAGGTGCGGGGCCGCGCCGTATTCATCCACCGTCAGGCCGACACGCTGATGGTGTACGACGCGCGCTGCCCGCATCAAAGCACCGACGTCCCGGAACTGGCCATCCAGGGTGAACGCCTGACCTGCCCGGGGCACGGCTGGGTGTTCGACCTGAACAGCGGCGCCTGCATCGAAAAAGGCAAGCGACCACTGCTGGCGCTGGCCCACAAAGTGGAAGACGGCCAGCTATGGGCGTTCTGGTGA
- a CDS encoding alpha/beta hydrolase codes for MNLCRLLPVALLFGLAGCAPLLTTLTPGPAAVTRGVAFDPDTGLRLDVYAPPQAKDAPVVVFFYGGRWQDGSRRHYGFIGKALASRGVVVMVPDYRVYPTVRFPAFLDDCARAVVWAHEHAAQFGGDAGKLVLMGHSAGAYNAAMLALDADLLAKAGGSRQWLRGMIGFGGPYDFLPITDPILRQVFGPTEQWPGTQPVNFASAGAPPLLLLHGADDTTVRPRNSESLAAQVNAQGGTATSVLFPDLGHVWPLVALAGPLRWRANALDQVDAFVRQVTAAPEHGG; via the coding sequence GTGAACCTTTGTCGGCTGCTACCGGTGGCGCTGCTATTCGGCCTGGCGGGCTGCGCGCCGTTACTCACAACCCTGACGCCCGGACCAGCCGCGGTTACCCGCGGCGTGGCATTCGACCCGGACACCGGTCTGAGGCTCGACGTGTATGCCCCGCCACAGGCGAAAGACGCGCCCGTGGTGGTGTTCTTTTACGGGGGGCGCTGGCAGGACGGCTCACGCCGCCACTACGGCTTCATCGGCAAAGCGCTGGCAAGCCGGGGCGTGGTGGTCATGGTGCCGGACTACAGGGTGTACCCGACGGTGCGTTTCCCGGCGTTTCTGGACGACTGCGCACGGGCGGTGGTGTGGGCCCACGAGCACGCGGCACAGTTCGGCGGCGACGCCGGAAAACTCGTGCTGATGGGCCATTCCGCCGGCGCCTATAACGCCGCCATGCTGGCGCTTGATGCCGACCTACTGGCAAAGGCTGGCGGTTCGCGGCAGTGGCTGCGCGGCATGATCGGGTTCGGCGGGCCTTACGATTTTTTGCCCATCACCGACCCGATTCTGCGCCAGGTGTTCGGGCCGACCGAGCAGTGGCCAGGCACGCAACCGGTCAACTTTGCCAGCGCGGGCGCGCCACCGCTGCTGCTGCTGCACGGCGCGGACGACACAACCGTGCGGCCGCGAAACAGCGAGTCGCTGGCGGCGCAGGTCAACGCCCAGGGCGGCACCGCCACCAGCGTGTTGTTCCCGGACCTGGGCCACGTGTGGCCGCTGGTTGCACTGGCCGGCCCCCTGCGCTGGCGCGCCAATGCACTCGACCAGGTCGATGCCTTTGTGCGACAGGTCACCGCCGCGCCCGAGCACGGCGGCTGA
- the gatA gene encoding Asp-tRNA(Asn)/Glu-tRNA(Gln) amidotransferase subunit GatA — MLDDTISQQAAALRRGDYSANELVTAYLTRIVARNGMLNAYLTVTEQAALDGARAADAALADGSAGPLTGIPIAHKDIFCTDGVRTSCASRMLDNFIAPYDATVVMRLAAAGAVVLGKTNMDEFAMGSSNETSFYGPVRNPWDSQRVPGGSSGGSAAAVAAGLCAAATGTDTGGSIRQPAALTGICGLKPTYGRVSRYGMIAFASSLDQGGPMARSAQDLALLLQAMAGFDPRDSTSIEREVPDYTAALGVSLQGLRIGLPREYFDAGLDPAVGDAVRAALAELERLGATLVDISLPHTHLSVPAYYVVAPAEASSNLARYDGVRYGYRCDNPADLQDLYQRSRSEGFGAEVKRRILIGTYVLSAGYYDAYYLKAQRVRRLIRNDFLEAFGQVDVIAGPTVPGPAFRLGERSNDPVAMYLSDIYTLAVNLAGLPGLSVPCGLVQGLPVGLQLIGRDFDEASLLNVAHRYQQVTDWHLRRPPEA; from the coding sequence ATGCTTGATGACACCATAAGCCAGCAGGCGGCCGCCTTGCGTCGAGGTGATTATTCGGCCAATGAACTGGTGACGGCCTATCTGACACGGATCGTCGCCAGAAACGGCATGCTCAATGCCTACCTGACAGTGACCGAACAGGCCGCACTGGACGGTGCGCGGGCGGCCGACGCCGCGCTTGCCGACGGCAGTGCAGGTCCGCTGACCGGCATCCCGATTGCCCATAAGGACATTTTTTGCACCGACGGCGTGCGCACCAGTTGCGCCTCGCGGATGCTGGACAACTTCATCGCGCCCTATGACGCGACTGTGGTGATGCGTCTGGCCGCCGCCGGTGCCGTGGTGCTGGGTAAGACCAATATGGACGAGTTCGCCATGGGTTCGTCCAACGAGACCTCGTTCTACGGCCCGGTGCGCAATCCATGGGATAGCCAGCGCGTGCCCGGCGGCAGCAGCGGCGGTTCGGCCGCGGCGGTAGCGGCGGGGCTGTGCGCTGCGGCGACGGGCACCGATACCGGCGGCTCCATCCGCCAGCCAGCGGCGCTGACCGGCATTTGTGGCCTGAAGCCCACTTATGGCCGGGTCTCCCGCTACGGCATGATTGCATTCGCGTCCTCCCTGGATCAGGGCGGCCCCATGGCACGCAGTGCACAGGATCTGGCGCTGCTGCTGCAGGCGATGGCCGGTTTCGACCCGCGCGATTCGACCAGTATCGAGCGCGAGGTGCCGGATTACACGGCCGCGCTTGGCGTATCGCTGCAAGGTCTTCGCATCGGTTTGCCGCGAGAGTATTTCGACGCCGGCCTCGACCCCGCCGTGGGCGACGCCGTGCGGGCTGCGCTGGCAGAACTGGAGCGGCTCGGGGCCACATTGGTCGACATCAGCCTGCCACATACGCACTTATCAGTCCCGGCGTATTACGTGGTCGCGCCAGCCGAGGCATCGTCCAATCTCGCCCGCTACGACGGTGTGCGCTATGGCTACCGCTGCGACAATCCGGCAGACCTGCAGGACTTGTATCAACGCAGCCGCAGCGAAGGATTTGGCGCCGAGGTCAAGCGGCGTATTCTGATCGGCACCTATGTGCTTTCGGCCGGCTATTACGACGCCTATTACCTCAAGGCGCAGCGGGTGCGCCGGCTGATACGCAACGACTTCCTGGAGGCTTTCGGGCAGGTGGATGTGATTGCCGGCCCCACCGTGCCCGGCCCGGCGTTCCGGCTGGGCGAGAGAAGTAACGACCCGGTGGCCATGTACCTGTCGGACATTTACACGCTGGCCGTCAATCTGGCCGGCCTACCCGGACTGTCCGTGCCCTGTGGACTGGTGCAGGGGTTGCCGGTGGGGCTGCAACTGATCGGCCGCGACTTCGACGAAGCGTCCTTGTTGAATGTGGCGCACCGCTACCAGCAGGTCACCGACTGGCACCTGCGCCGCCCGCCGGAGGCCTGA
- the gatB gene encoding Asp-tRNA(Asn)/Glu-tRNA(Gln) amidotransferase subunit GatB, with product MTWETVIGLEVHCQLATRSKLFSGALTEFGAPPNTQACAVDLALPGVLPVLNREAVAMAVTFGLAIGAQITPRSVFARKNYFYPDLPKGYQISQYELPIVAGGQLDIGLPDGTVKRIRITRAHLEEDAGKSLHEDFQGQTGIDLNRAGTPLIEIVSEPELSSAAEAVAYLKKLHALVRYLEISDANMQEGSFRCDANVSVRQVGDSKLGTRAEIKNINSFRFVERAINVEIERQIERLESGGRVVQETRLYDADRNETRAMRGKEEANDYRYFPDPDLLPVEVSAAWLDELRAALPELPAAKHQRFMDQHGLSSYDADLLTAERELADYFEAVLANGVDAKLAANWINGELAAALNRDDLPISAAPIGTAALAGLLRRISDNTLSGKMAKDVFAAMWLGEGDADRIIDARGLRQLTDSGAIESAVAGVLAANPEQVEQLLSGKDKVLGFLVGQVMKTTAGKANPAQVNQLIRQKLGL from the coding sequence ATGACCTGGGAAACTGTCATCGGCCTTGAAGTCCACTGCCAGCTTGCCACGCGTAGCAAGCTGTTCTCCGGCGCGTTGACCGAGTTTGGCGCGCCGCCTAACACGCAGGCTTGCGCCGTCGATCTGGCCCTGCCGGGGGTGCTGCCGGTGCTCAACCGCGAGGCGGTGGCCATGGCGGTCACGTTCGGTCTGGCGATCGGCGCCCAGATCACGCCCCGCTCGGTGTTCGCGCGCAAGAACTACTTCTACCCGGATCTGCCCAAGGGCTACCAGATCAGCCAGTACGAGCTGCCGATCGTTGCCGGTGGCCAGCTGGACATCGGCCTGCCGGACGGCACCGTCAAGCGTATCCGCATCACCCGCGCGCACCTCGAGGAGGACGCCGGCAAGTCCCTGCACGAGGACTTCCAGGGCCAGACCGGCATCGACCTCAATCGCGCCGGTACGCCGCTGATCGAGATTGTGTCCGAGCCGGAACTGTCCAGCGCCGCCGAGGCGGTGGCCTACCTTAAAAAACTGCACGCCCTGGTGCGGTATCTGGAAATCTCCGATGCCAACATGCAGGAAGGCTCGTTTCGCTGCGACGCCAATGTGTCGGTGCGCCAGGTGGGCGACAGCAAGCTGGGTACCCGCGCCGAGATCAAGAACATCAACTCCTTCCGCTTCGTCGAGCGCGCCATCAACGTCGAAATCGAACGTCAGATTGAGCGGCTGGAAAGCGGCGGCCGGGTCGTCCAGGAAACCCGCCTTTACGATGCCGATCGCAACGAAACCCGTGCCATGCGCGGCAAGGAAGAAGCCAACGATTACCGCTATTTCCCCGATCCCGACCTGTTGCCGGTAGAGGTGTCAGCCGCCTGGCTGGACGAGCTTCGTGCCGCTTTGCCGGAGCTGCCGGCCGCCAAACACCAGCGCTTCATGGACCAGCATGGCCTGTCCAGCTACGACGCCGACCTGCTGACCGCCGAGCGGGAACTGGCCGATTACTTCGAGGCGGTGCTCGCGAACGGTGTTGACGCCAAGCTTGCCGCCAACTGGATCAACGGCGAACTCGCTGCCGCGCTGAATCGCGACGACCTACCCATCAGCGCGGCGCCCATCGGCACGGCCGCCTTGGCCGGACTGCTGCGCCGCATCAGCGACAACACCCTGTCCGGCAAGATGGCCAAGGACGTGTTTGCCGCCATGTGGCTGGGGGAGGGTGACGCCGATCGCATCATCGATGCCCGGGGCTTGCGGCAACTCACCGACAGCGGGGCCATCGAATCGGCGGTCGCCGGGGTGTTGGCGGCCAACCCGGAGCAGGTTGAGCAGCTCCTGTCCGGCAAGGACAAGGTGCTCGGCTTCCTGGTCGGGCAGGTAATGAAAACCACCGCCGGCAAGGCCAATCCGGCGCAGGTCAACCAGCTGATCAGGCAAAAACTCGGGCTGTGA